From the Acidimicrobiales bacterium genome, the window GCGATCCCCGCCACCGCCGAGCGCCAACGGCAGCCCGGCGGGCTCCAGATGGGCCGTGGCCAGCCCGACCACCGAGCGCTGCAGGTTCGACAGGTGGGGGATGCGCGCCCTGGAGAAGATCGGCGTCAGGACGATCTCGAGCACGATCATCAAGATCACGGCGACCGTTCTCTGCCCCAGGAGCGACCCCAGCCCGAGACCGACGATGAACCCGATGGCCGCTTCGAGCTCGATCCACAGCCCGCTCCTGATCATGAGCGAGTCCGACGGGTACAGGAAGATCCGGCTGTAGTCGGAGTAGTCCTGGGCGGCGTTCTGGACCGCCAGCGTCCGCAGCGCGGCGGGGGTGAGCGGCTGGGAGCCGATCGAGCCCACCGGTCCTTTCACGATCGCACCACGGGGACCGCCGGGCCCCACGACGCCGCCGGGGCCGCCGTTGGGGCCGTTGCACGCCAGGGTCGCCGGTGCGGGGCCGGGGAGCTCGCACAGCACCACGGCGGCGTGGTCGGCGGCCCAGCTCTCGAAGCCGGTGCGCGACAGACCGGCAGGCACGTTCACACCGCTGTAGTTGATCGCGGTGGGGGCGGCGAAGACGCAGACGACGCACACGATGGTGAAGCCCATCGCCACCAGCGACCCGATGATGGCCAGCCCGGCGGGGATCCGCGCCAGGTAGAGCGCAAGGCGCGAGCGGCCCGTCACCACCAGGTGCCGGAACATCCCATCGGTGAGGTCGACGGACCCGGCCGTGCAGCCCAGGGTGGCGGCGACGATGAAGCCGAAGACGTAGAGCACGCCGGCGACGAGGGCGGTGTAGATGTCGTAGCCGCCGGCGGGCCCATAGGACCTGGGCGCGATGGCATGCGCCACCAGGCGGACGACGAGGAAGAGGGCGGGGATCCCGATGGTCACCACGACCAGGGCGACCATGAGACCGCGCCGCTTGCGCAGCTCCATGAATCTCGTGGCGATCATGGCGCCGGTGGGGATCCACGATCCCCGGCGGTCGGGTGGCCCTCCGGCGGGCGCCGGCGTCGGCGCCGGCGCCGGTGCGCCCGTGTCGTGCAGGGTCGTCATTCCGACGCCCCCAGCCGACTCGTGACCTCCAGGAACCATGACTCGAGCGAGGTCTGGATCTCCTGGAGCCGGTACACCGAGATGCCGCCTTGCACCAGGACCCGGTTGATCTCGGCGACGACGCCGCGCCCCGTCCCCGCCGGCAGCGTGATCCGCAGCCCCCCCGGGCCGACCTCGACGGCGGCACCGATGGCGGTGGCGTCGAGCAGGGTGCGGGCGCGGTCGGGCTCGGACGTGTCGACCTCGAGCGCGAGCGACGTCCCCGCCAGCAGATCGGAGATCGCCCCCTGGCGGATCACGTTGCCCCGGTCCACGATGGCGACGGCGTCGCAGGTCCGCTCGACTTCGTCGAGGAGGTGGGAGGAGAGCACGACCGTGCGCCCCTCGGCCACCAGCGACAGGATCATGTCGCGCATGTCCTGCATGCCGGCCGGGTCGAGCCCGTTCATCGGCTCGTCCAGGATCAGCAGCTGCGGGTCCCCGATCAGGCAGGCGGCGACCCCGAGGCGCTGGCGCATGCCCATCGAGTACTTCGACACCCGGTCGTCGGCGCGGTGCAGGATCCCCACCCGTTCGAGCGCCGGCCCGATGCGGTGGCGCGCCTCGGGCTCGCGTGCGGCCGCCAGGATCTGGAGGTTCTGCCTCCCGGTCAGGTGGCCGTGGAAGCGGGGCTCGTCGACGATGGCGCCGACGCGTGCCAGGGCGGCGTCACGATGCCGGGGGACGGGGTAACCGAGCAGGGACATCGTGCCGGCATCGGCGTGCGTCAGGCCCAGCAGCACCCGGATGAGCGTGGTCTTCCCGGCGCCGTTGGGGCCGAGGTAGCCGAAGGCGCAACCCCGGGGGACGAGGAGCTCCACGCCGTTCACGGCGACGTTCTCCCCGAACCGTTTGGTCAGCCCATGGGTCTCCACCGCCCATTGGCTGTCGGCGGCCGTTCTCGCCGAGGAGTCGGGGAGCGTGGTCGTTGTCATCCGACGTCCGCCTCTCTCGCAGGCTCGTGCCCGGCGCCGTGTGTGATCCGAGCGAGCGTACCGGGCGGTCCGGCGTCAGTGACGGCGCCCCGCACGTCCTGTCGGACGGAGACGCGGGGTCGTACGGATCCGAGGGGTCGGGCCCGGCGGGTCGGGCCCGGCGGGCGGGGCGGGCGAGCCCGGCGGGCGGGCCGCTCGGGCCCGCTCCTCGGCCGGCTGCCGTCGCGCCAGCACCGCCTGGGCGACATGGCGCCCATGGTCTCGACGGCCTCGGGCGTCATCCCCGGGTGGGCACGCATCGATCGATGGTGCAGGATCGACAGGCGTCGCGCAATCGGGGTTTTCCCTGACGCGCTCCATCGCCCTGCGAAGTCCGGTCGCGGGTCAGAGCGGCAGGTCGCCCGTCGCCGAGCGCGTCGAGCCGTGCTCCTTGTACGCCGTTATCACGGCCTCGGCCACGCGCCACTTGTGGATCTCGTCGGCGCCGTCGGCGAAGCGGCTCCAGCGCGCCTGGAGCAGCATGTCGGCGAGCGGGGAGTCCTTGGAGTAGCCGAGCGCACCGTGGACCTGGACCGCCCGGTCGATCACGCGCCACAGGGTGTTGGCCACGTGGTGCTTGGCCATCGAGACCTCGGTGGTGAACGGCAGACCGTGCTCGATGCGGTAGGCGGCGTGCAGCACCATCAGCTTCGCCTGGTACAGCTCGATGGCCGACTCGCTCACCAGCCACTGGATGCCCTGCTTCTCCGACAGGTACGACCCGTGCGAGTAACGCTCGGTGGCCCGCGCCACCATGAGGTCGAGGGCCGTCTCGATCTGTCCCAGCCAGCGCATGCAGTGCGCCAAGCGCGCCGGGCCGAGCCGGGACTGCCCCAGGCGGTGGCCCTGGCCCCGCCCGCCCAGGCGGTTGGCGTCGGGCACCCGCAGGTCGGTGATGCGGATCTCGCAGTGGTTGTGGCTCCCGGACATGGTCTCCACGTCCCGCACGATCTCCCAGCCCTCGGACGGGACGTCGACGATGAACGCCGTGGTGGCCGCCTGCGGGACCTCGGGATCGTCCTCCGTGCGGGCGACGAGGATGGCGAAGCGCGCGCCGCGTGCCCCGCTGATGAACCACTTGTGCCCGTTGATCACCCATTCGTCGCCGTCGGGCACGGCCCGCGTCCGCATGAGGGTGGGGTCGGACCCCGCCACCTCGGGTTCGGTCATGGCGAAGCACGACCGCATCCTCCCCTCACACATGGGCCGCAGGTAGCGCTCCTTCTGGTCGTCGGTCCCCCAGTGCAGGATCGTGTGCATGTTGCCCTCGTCGGGCGCGTAGCAGTTCACGACGTAGGGGCCGAAGCGCGCCGTGGCCGCTTCGGCGGACACCGCCGCCAGCGCCGTGGGGGCGAGGCCGGTGCCACCCCACTCGGGCGGCATGTGCGGCATCCACAGCTCGAGCTCGCGCGCCCGCTCACGCAGCCGGTCGAGCTCGGCACGCCACTCGCCGCGGCCGGCCGCCCCGGCGACGAGCCGCTCCTCGGTGGGGCGCACGTCCTGCTCGACGAAGCTCCGCATGCGCAGGCGCGCGTCCTCGACCTCGGGGGCGAAGGTGAAATCGATGGCCATGGCCGGCAGTCTCGCATCCCCGGCCGGCTACGTGCCCGTGGGCTGCTCCCGGGGTGCTGCCCGGCCACCGTCGGCGCGCGCCTCGGTGCTGCGCACCGCCGCGGCCACCACCGCGGGCGCGTCGCGGGGGACGAAGTGGCCGGTGCGGGCGATGGTCACGAGCTCGCTCCCGGGGATCGACGCCGCCACGCTCGTGGACACCGACGGCGGGACCACCACGTCCCACGTCCCCGAGATGACCACCGTCGGCGCCCGCACGGAGCCGAGGGCGGTCTCCACCGCGTCGATCTCGCGCATCAGCGTGCGCTGCTCGGCCACGAAGCTGTGCCACACCCGGCGGCCCGGTTGCGACGACACCCTGTCGTAGGTCTCGTCGGGCAGGCTCGCCCGGAGCCACGCCAGGGCGCGGTTCGCCCGGTCGCCGGTGGCGGTGCGCAGCCGGGGCAGGACGCGGCCGAGCGCGAACAGGCCCGCGGCGCTGATGGCCTCGCCCAGGACCGGCGTGGCGAGCACGCGGTCCAGGCCGTTGACGCTGTCGGCCCGGCCGATCGACCCCACGAGCACCAGGCCCGACACGAGCTCGGGCCGGTGCGCCGCCAGCATGATGGCGATCCCCCCGCCGTAGCTGTGGCCCACCACGGTGGCGGGCACCGCGGCGCGCTCGGTCAGGACGTCGGCGAGGGCGTCGGCGTTCCCGGCGATGCCGAGCGTCTCCTCACCGCCGCGCCCGTACCCGGGACGGTCCACGATGAGCAGCCGGTGGTCCGCCAGGCGCTCCGCCACGCGCTCCCAGTCGGTGCCGAGACCCGGCTGCCCATGGACCAACAGGACCGGGCGGCCCCGGCCCCGGTCAACGACGAAGGGACGGGGCAAGGCTGGCGTCATCGGTCGGGCCCGCGCCGTCGGCGGGGACCGTGCTGTCCTCCTCGGGAGCGCCCTCGACCGGATCCGCGCCGCCGGCCCCGCCCGGCACCCGGCCCACCGCGACAGGCGCCGTGTCGTGTGGGGTCTCCCCTGCGGGCGGGGCGAGCGGGATCTCCACGGTGAGCGCCGTCCCCACGCCGGGAGCCGTATTGATGGTCGCACGCCCGCCGTGGGCATTCGCCAGGGCGGCCACGATCGACAGGCCGAGGCCCGTGCCCTCCCCGGTGCGGGCCTGGCTGCCCCGGTAGAAGCGGTCGAAGACCCGGGCCGCCTGCTCGGGGTCGAGCCCGGGACCCTCGTCGGCCACGCGCAGCACGGCCGTCTGATGGCGTCGTTGCACCGACACCTGCACGGGCGTGCCCGCCGGCGTGTGCACGACGGCGTTGCGCAGGAGGTTGTCGACGATCTGGCGGAGCCGGTCGGCGTCGCCGGCCACGACGACGGCTCCGTCCGTGTCGAGGGTGATCGTCCGGCCGGTGTCGTGCACCCGGGTGGCGTCGACGGCGTCGCTCACGACGTGGCACAGGTCCACGGGGGTCTGCTCGAGCGGCCGGCCCTGGTCGAGGCGCGCCAGCAGGAGCAGGTCGTCCACGAGGAGGCTCATGCGGGCCGCCTCGTTCTCGATGCGCTCGGCGGCGCGGCGGCGCTCGTCCTCCGAGTCGAACGCGCCCTTGCGCAGCAGCTCGGCATAGCCCCTGATCGAGGTGAGCGGCGTCCGCAGCTCGTGCGAGGCGTCGGCCACGAACCGCCGCAGACGCGACTCGGACCGGGTGCGCTCGCGGAACGCGGCCTCGATCTGGCTCAGCATCCCGTTGAGTGCGGTCCCCAGCCGACCGACTTCGCTGTGCACCTCGGCACGCCGGATCCGTCGCGTCAGGTCTCCGCGGGCGATGGCGCCGGCCGTCTCGGTCATGTCGTCGAGGGGGCGCATGCCGATGCGGACGATCCACAGGGCCAGGAGCAGCAGGGCCACGCTGACGGCGAACGACACGAAGACCTCGATGTGCGTCAGCGACGCCAGGGTCTCCTCGGTGGGGTCGAGGGAGATGGCGGTGATCAGGACGCCGCCGGGCACGGCGACGGCCTGGGCGCGGTAGTGCAGTCCCGGCGAGCCCACCGCGGCCACGTCGAACGACGGGCTCTCCGGCGCGTACGGGCCGTGGTTCCGCCCGGGGACGTGGAAGGCGGGCAGGTGCTGGACCGCCAGCCGGGCCGGGAGCACGGGCGCGGCGTCGGGGTTGCCCACCGGGCCCGACGGGTCCCGGAACAGCACCTTGCCGTTGGCCGAGATGACCTCGACGTAGGCGTCCGAGCTGAGGCGGCCGGCCAACGCGCCGGGATTCAGCCGGAGAGCCCGGGGCGGGGCCGCGCTCGACGACGGCGTCGCCCCGGCCTGGTCGGCACCCGTCCGGCCCGTGCCGGCCTGGCCCGCGGCGGAGGCGCTGGCGCCACTCGGAACGGAAACGGGAAGCGGCGCCGCCAGGTCCGCGAGCCAGGCGCGGGGGTCCGTGAGCGGCGTCCGGACCCCGCTCTGCAGGTCGCGCTCGTACACCTGATAGATGTAGTTGTAGGCCTGGCCCTGCGACACGTCGAGCTGGTCGTCGAGCCGTCCGAGGAGGAACGACCGCAGCGACGACGACGTGAGCAGGTCGGTCGTGATGAGGCCCGCCACGAGGAGCAGGAGCATGCCGACCACGAGCCGGCGGCGCAGCGTCACCGGGCCCGCCTCCCCCGCTCGCCACACCGGTGGGGCATCTCGCCTACTCCTTGTCCCGGGGCAGGCGGAGCGTGTAGCCGACGCCGCGGATGGTGTGGATCAACGGTGGGTCGAAGCAGTCGATCTTCTTGCGCAGATAGCTGATGTAGGTCTCCACGATGTTCGGGTCGCCGTCGAAGTCGTAGTGCCACACGTGGTCCAGGATGTCGCTCTTGGAAAGGACCCGGCGCGCGTTCTCGAGGAGGTAGCGCAACAGGTTGAACTCCGTGGCGGTCAGCTCCACGAGCGTGCCCTGGCGCCACACCTCGTGGGTCTGGTCGTCCATCTCGAGGTCTGTGAACCGGAGCCGCTCGTCGGCGCTCTGCGCCAACGAGGTCCGGCGCAGGACGGCGTGGATGCGGGCGACGAGCTCGTCGAGGCTGAAGGGCTTGGTGACGTAGTCGTCCCCGCCCGCGGTGAGGCCCCCCACCTTGTCCTCGGTGGCGTCGCGGGCGGTCAGGAAGAGCACGGGGGTCCGCACACCCTGGGCCCGCAGCCGCCGGCACACCTCGGTGCCGTCGACGTCGGGCAGCATCACGTCGAGGAGCATCAGGTCGTGGCCGCCCCGCTCGGCGAGCGCCATGGCCTCGCCCCCGGTGGCGGCGGTCTCCACCGTGAACCCCTCGAAGCGCAGGGCGGCGCCCAGGAGATCGGTGATGTAGGGCTCGTCGTCGACCACCAGGATCCTGTTCGGCTCACCCACGCCCTTCATTTTCGCAGATGAACGGGACGAGCAGGGCGCCGTGGCCCCGGAGCTAGGCGCCGCTTCGCGCCCGGCGAGCGCGCCGGCCCCCGTGGACCAGGACCTGGCCCGCACGCTTGAGGGCCCACCAGGTGACCAGGAGGAGCGCCTCCACCACGATGTGCATGGACATCTTCGACTTGCCCTCGACCCGGTCCACGAACCGGATCGGCACCTCGGTCACCTGGCCGCCCTGCTCGAGGACCCGGTGGACCATCTCGATCTGGAACCCGTACCCCTCGGCCCGCACCGCCCCCAGGTCGATCCGGCGCAGGGCGTCGGCCCGGTAGGCGCGGAACCCCGACGTCGAGTCGGTGACGTGCAGCCCCAGCAGCACCGCCGCGTAGATGTTGCCCCCCTGCGACAGCAGGCGGCGGTGCCACCGCCAGTTGGGGATCGACCCGCCGGGCACGTAGCGGGACCCGACCACGAGGTCGACGCCCTCGTCGAGCGGGGCGATCAGGGTCGGGAGGGCCTCGGGCTCGTGGGAGAGGTCGGCGTCCATCTCCACCAGGGCCTCCCAGCCGCGTTCGAGGCCCCAGGCGAACCCGGCGCGATAGGCGCTGCCCAGGCCGGCCTTGGCCTTGCGCCGCAGGACCTCGATACCCCCGAGCTCCACGCCCAGCTTGTCGGCCATGTCGGCGGTCCCGTCGGGGCTGCCGTCGTCGACCACGAGCACGCCGGCGTCGGGCAGGGCAGCCCGGATCCGCCGCAGGACGCGGTCGATGTTCTCCGATTCGTTGTACGTCGGGAGCACGACCAGGACGCGCACGGGCGGCAGCTTAGGTGACCGTCGGGCGGGCGCCGCCGTTCCCGACCACCTGCAATTGCGCCTCGGGTGCCGTCGACCGCCACAGCTCACGCACGACGACCTGGACCGACCCGGCGATGGGAATGGCCAGCAGGGTGCCCACGAACCCGCCGAAGAACCCGCCCACCAGATCGCCCACGTTGGCACCGACGAGAATCGAGATGAGCACGAGGAGCGGGTTGATCCGTACGGTGCGGCTCATGACGATCGGGTTGAGGACGTGGTTCTCGATCTGCGTGTAGGCCAGGAACACGACCAGGGTGACGATGCCCGCCGTCAGCGAGTGCGTCAGCGCGAAGAGGACGGTGGGGATCCCGGCCAGGGCCCCGCCGATCATGGGCAGGAAGTCGACGAGGGCGACCCACAACGCCCACAACAGCGCGAAGGGGACGCCGAGGAGCCACAAGGTGACGAACACCACAACCCCGGCGATGATCGAGGTGATGAAGTTACCGAGCATGTAGCCGGTGACCGAGCGGTTCACCTCGCCGGCCACGCGGGTGAGGCGCGCGGCGCGCTCGGGCTCCAAGAGCCGCAACACGCCGATGCGGAGCTTCGACGCCTCGAACAGGAGCAGGACCACCAGCATGAAGATGGCGAACAACGCGATCACCAGGGACAGCGCACCCTTGCCGAGCGTCAGCGCCGGCTTCGACAGGTTGGTGGCGAAGGTCTGCAGCTTCTGCTGGTTCTGCTGGACCCAGTGCTGCACGTGGTACCGGCGCGCCAGGTGCCCGATCCACCCCTTGCCCTCCTCTGCCTTGCGCACGTAGCTGGGCAGGTCGCGGATGAGGTGGTTGAGCCCCTGGGCGAGCGGATAGCCGAACGCGAAGGCGAGGCCGGCGAACACGAGCAGCGCCACCAGCGTGACGATCGCCACGGCCGAGCCGCGCCGTCGGACCCCCACCTGCCGCAAGACGCCGACGAGCGGGTTGAGCAGCAGGGCGATGAACCCGGCCACCACCATGAGCAGGATGACTTCGCGCAGCTTGTAGACGATCTGGCCGGCGAGGTAGATCGAGACGACCACCCCCACCGTCGTCAGGATGGCGAGGAGCGGGACGTGGCGCTCTTCGGCCCGCTCCCAGAGCCGGGCGCGCCGGGTCGTGGGCGGCGCGACGTCCTCCGGCATCCCTCCAGCATGGCAGCTGGGACCGCGCGGATCGTGCCACCATGAGGCGCATGCCGGGCTCGGACCACGCGGCCCGACGGCGCCGGTGGGTCCCGCGCGAGGTCCGGTGGGGGATCACCGCGCTCGTCGTCGGGGTCGTCGGCTACCTCGTGCTCCCCGAGATCTCCGGGGCGCGCACGGCCCTGCACCAGATCACCGCCGTCCGCATCCCCTACCTCGTCGCCGGTGTGGTGCTCGAGGCCGCCGCGCTCGTCGCGTACGCGGAGCTCACGCGCACGGTGCTGCCGGCCGGCGCCGTCAGGCGGTCACGCCTGCTGCGCATCGACCTTTCCAGCCTGGCGGTGAGCCACGTCGTCCCCGGTGGCACCGCACCGGGGACGGGGCTCGCCTACCGGCTCCTCACCGAGGCCGGGGTGGCGGGGCCCGACGCGGGGTTCGCGCTCGCCATGCAGGGGGCGGGGTCGGCGGTGGTGCTCAACATCCTGTTCTGGACGGCACTCGTCGTCTCGCTGTTCCTCCACGGGTTCAACCCGCTCTACGGCGTGGCCGCCGGCGTGGGGGTGCTGCTCATGACGGCGTTCGGCGGCGTCGTCGTCCTGCTCCTGCGGGGACAGCACCGGGCCGTCGACGTCATGCGGCGCATCGCGGACCGGCTGCCCCTCCTCGACGGCGAGAGGGTGGCCCACGTGGTCGAGAACGTGGCCGACCGGTTGCGCGCCCTCGTGGGCGAGCCTCGGCTGCTCCGGCGGGCGGTGGTGTGGGCCGCGGCCAACTGGCTGTTGGACGCCGCGTGCCTGTGGGTCTTCATCGCGGCGTTCGGCAAGCTCGTCTCGCCCATCGACCTTCTCGTCGCCTACGGCCTGGCCAACGTCCTCGCCGTCATCCCCATCACCCCGTCGGGCCTCGGGGTCATCGAGGGTGTCCTGATCCCCACCCTCGCCGGGTTCGGCGTCCCCCGGGACAAGGCCATCCTGGCCGTGCTCGGCTATCGGCTGGTCAACTTCTGGCTGCCCATCCCCATCGGGGGTGGCGCGTTCCTGTCCCTGCGCCTCGGCACCCGGTTCCGCCGCACCTGAGGGCGGCCGGGGGGCCGGGGGCGGGCCGGGGCGGGCCGGGCCCAGCGGGCCGGGGGCGGGCCGGGCCGGGCGGGCCGGGCGGGCCCGATCGCCCGCCCCAGTCCCGTGCCCGGACGGCTCCGCGTGGAAGCATGACCTTCATGGAGGAGGGAGCCGTGGCCGCGCCGCGGCGTCGACGAGTGCGCCACCAGGTCAAATGGGGGATCTATGCGGTCGCCCTGTTCCTGATCCTGGAGTACCTGGTCCTCCCCCAGCTGGCCGGCGCCCGCAAATCGCTCGACCTGCTGGGCCGCATCAACATCGCCTACGTCGTCGCCGGCGTGGTCCTCGAGGCCGCCGCGCTGGTGTCGTACAGCCAGCTCACCCACACGGTGTTGCGCCGCGAGGGGCCGCCGCGGTCCCGGCTACTGCGGATCAACATGTCGAGCCTGGCCGTCAGCCACATCATGCCCGGCGGCACCGCACCGGGGACCGCCGTCGCCTACCGGCTCCTCACGCAGTCCGGAGTGGCGGGCGCCGATGCCGGCTTCGCACTCGCCATGCAGGGTGCGGGCTCGGCGCTCGTCCTCAATTCGATCCTGTGGTCGGCGCTGCTCGTGTCGGTGTTCCTCCACGGCTACAACCCGCTCTACGCTCTGGCCGCCGGCGCCGGCGTGGTCCTCATGGGCCTCTTCGCGGGGATCGTGGTGGCGCTCACGCGGGGGCGTGACCGGTCCGTCGAGACCATCCGCCGGTGGGCGGCGCGCGTGCCCTTCCTCGACGGCGACAAACTCGGCATCCAGGTCCGGAGGGTGGCGGAGCGGCTGGCGGCCTTTCTCGCCGAGCCGCAGCTCCTCACCCGGGCCGTGGGGTGGGCGGCGGCGTTCTGGCTGCTCGACGCCTCCTCGCTGTTCGTGTTCATCGCCGCCTTCGGCAAGATCGTCTCGCCGATCGACCTTCTCGTCGCCTACGGGCTGGCCTTCGTGCTGGCGGTCATCCCCATCACGCCGTCGGGTCTCGGGGTCATCGAGGGTGTCCTGATCCCCACGCTGGCCGGGTTCGGCGTCCCCCGGGGGACCGCCATCCTGGGCGTCCTCGGCTATCGCCTGGTCAACTTCTGGCTCCCCATCCCGGTCGGGGGCATCGCCTACCTGACGCTGCGCTTCTCGGGCGAGGGCTGGGGGCAACGGTTGCGCCACGCCCGGGAGGAGGTCGCCAGCCTCGACGACGAGAAGGTCCGCCGTGCCACCGACGCGCTGCCGGCCGAGCCGGTGCCGACCGACCGGGTGCCGCACCAGGGCCCGGTACGGGGCGACCGGCGGCCGACCCAGAGGCCGACGACGCCCGACGCCTGACGTCGGGACCGGGCTGCTCGGCGCCCGTCCGGCCACCCAGCCGGTCACCGAGCCGGCCGGCCGGCCGCGCAGCCGGATACCTCAGCCGGCGGGTGCCCCCAGGGTGTCGGCTTCACGCCGCCGGCGGGCACGGTCACGGGCGAGCTCCTGGAGCCGGCGCTGGGCGCTGATGCCCTCCACCCGCTCCACCCGCTCCCAGGAGCCGTTCGGGCCGAGCGCCCACGAGTTGGTGTCGTCGGCGAGGTTCAGCTCGAGCACTTCGAGGAGCCGGGCCTGCAGCTCGGGGTCGCACACCGGGGTCAGCACCTCGATGCGCCGGTCGAGGTTTCGCTCCATGAGGTCGGCGGACCCCATCAGCAGCGTCAAGGGCCGGTCGCCGGTGCCGCCGAAGCGGTAGATGCGGGAGTGCTCGAGGAAGCGCCCGACGATCGACCGGACGCGGATCGTCTCCGAGACACCGGGGACGCCCGGCCGCAGACAGCACACCCCGCGCACCACGAGATCGATGGGCACGCCCGCCGACGACGCCAGGTACAGAGCGTCGATCACGTCGGGGTCGGTGAGACCGTTCACCTTGATGGCGATGCGCCCGTCGGGCCCCGCCGCGGCCTCCTGCTCGATCAGCTCCACGATGCGCTGGCGCAGCGCCATGGGGGCGACCACGAGCTTGCGGTAGCGCGCGTACCGGCTGTAGCCGGTCAGGAAGTTGAACAGGTCGCCCACGTCCGCCCCGAGCTCGGGGTCGGCCGACAGCAGCCCGACGTCCTCGTACTGCCGTGCCGTGCGGGGGTTGTAGTTGCCGGTGCCGAGGTGGCAGTAGCGGCGGATCCCGTCCTCCTCGCGCCGCACCACCAGCGCCGCCTTGGAGTGGGTCTTCAACCCCACCAGGCCGTAGACCACGTGCACGCCCGCCTCTTCGAGCGCGCGGGCCCACAGGATGTTGGCCTGCTCGTCGAACCGCGCCTTGAGCTCGACCACGGCGGCCACCTGCTTGCCGGCCTCGGCCGCCTGGATGAGCGACGCCGCGATGGGGCTGTCGCCCGACGTGCGGTACAGCGTCTGCTTGATGGCGAGGACGTCGGGGTCGGCGGCCGCCTGCGCGATGAAGGCCTCCACCGACGTCGTGAAGGAGTCGTAGGGATGGTGCACGAGGACGTCGCGCTCGCGCAGCACCGCGAAGAGGTCCGCAGGCTCGTTGCCGGCGTTGGCGAGCCGCGGGGGCGTCATGGGGGCCCACGCCGCCTCGTGGAGGTCGGGGCGGTCGAGCCGGTGCACCTCCCACAGGCCGCCGAGGTCCAACGGTGCGGCGATCTCGTAGAGGTCCTCGGGCCCGAGGTCGAGTTCGTGCACCAGCATGTCCCGGAGGTCGGTGGACATCTCGGCGGCCACCTCCAGGCGCACGGCCCGGCCGAAGCGGCGGCGGCGCAGCTCCATCTCGACGGCGGCCAGCAGGTCGTCGGCCTCGTCCTCGTCGAGCACGAGGTCGGCGTTGCGCGTCACCCGGAAGGCGTAGTGCTCGCCGATCACCATGTCGGGGAAGAGGGTGGACAACTGGGCCGCGATGATCTGCTCGAGCGCCACGAAGCGCTCGCCGTCGGGCATCACCACGAACCGGGGCAGCAGGGGCGGGACCTTCACCCGGGCCAC encodes:
- a CDS encoding ABC transporter ATP-binding protein, with product MTTTTLPDSSARTAADSQWAVETHGLTKRFGENVAVNGVELLVPRGCAFGYLGPNGAGKTTLIRVLLGLTHADAGTMSLLGYPVPRHRDAALARVGAIVDEPRFHGHLTGRQNLQILAAAREPEARHRIGPALERVGILHRADDRVSKYSMGMRQRLGVAACLIGDPQLLILDEPMNGLDPAGMQDMRDMILSLVAEGRTVVLSSHLLDEVERTCDAVAIVDRGNVIRQGAISDLLAGTSLALEVDTSEPDRARTLLDATAIGAAVEVGPGGLRITLPAGTGRGVVAEINRVLVQGGISVYRLQEIQTSLESWFLEVTSRLGASE
- a CDS encoding acyl-CoA dehydrogenase family protein, with translation MAIDFTFAPEVEDARLRMRSFVEQDVRPTEERLVAGAAGRGEWRAELDRLRERARELELWMPHMPPEWGGTGLAPTALAAVSAEAATARFGPYVVNCYAPDEGNMHTILHWGTDDQKERYLRPMCEGRMRSCFAMTEPEVAGSDPTLMRTRAVPDGDEWVINGHKWFISGARGARFAILVARTEDDPEVPQAATTAFIVDVPSEGWEIVRDVETMSGSHNHCEIRITDLRVPDANRLGGRGQGHRLGQSRLGPARLAHCMRWLGQIETALDLMVARATERYSHGSYLSEKQGIQWLVSESAIELYQAKLMVLHAAYRIEHGLPFTTEVSMAKHHVANTLWRVIDRAVQVHGALGYSKDSPLADMLLQARWSRFADGADEIHKWRVAEAVITAYKEHGSTRSATGDLPL
- a CDS encoding alpha/beta hydrolase; this translates as MPRPFVVDRGRGRPVLLVHGQPGLGTDWERVAERLADHRLLIVDRPGYGRGGEETLGIAGNADALADVLTERAAVPATVVGHSYGGGIAIMLAAHRPELVSGLVLVGSIGRADSVNGLDRVLATPVLGEAISAAGLFALGRVLPRLRTATGDRANRALAWLRASLPDETYDRVSSQPGRRVWHSFVAEQRTLMREIDAVETALGSVRAPTVVISGTWDVVVPPSVSTSVAASIPGSELVTIARTGHFVPRDAPAVVAAAVRSTEARADGGRAAPREQPTGT
- a CDS encoding HAMP domain-containing sensor histidine kinase, which gives rise to MTLRRRLVVGMLLLLVAGLITTDLLTSSSLRSFLLGRLDDQLDVSQGQAYNYIYQVYERDLQSGVRTPLTDPRAWLADLAAPLPVSVPSGASASAAGQAGTGRTGADQAGATPSSSAAPPRALRLNPGALAGRLSSDAYVEVISANGKVLFRDPSGPVGNPDAAPVLPARLAVQHLPAFHVPGRNHGPYAPESPSFDVAAVGSPGLHYRAQAVAVPGGVLITAISLDPTEETLASLTHIEVFVSFAVSVALLLLALWIVRIGMRPLDDMTETAGAIARGDLTRRIRRAEVHSEVGRLGTALNGMLSQIEAAFRERTRSESRLRRFVADASHELRTPLTSIRGYAELLRKGAFDSEDERRRAAERIENEAARMSLLVDDLLLLARLDQGRPLEQTPVDLCHVVSDAVDATRVHDTGRTITLDTDGAVVVAGDADRLRQIVDNLLRNAVVHTPAGTPVQVSVQRRHQTAVLRVADEGPGLDPEQAARVFDRFYRGSQARTGEGTGLGLSIVAALANAHGGRATINTAPGVGTALTVEIPLAPPAGETPHDTAPVAVGRVPGGAGGADPVEGAPEEDSTVPADGAGPTDDASLAPSLRR
- a CDS encoding response regulator transcription factor; translation: MGEPNRILVVDDEPYITDLLGAALRFEGFTVETAATGGEAMALAERGGHDLMLLDVMLPDVDGTEVCRRLRAQGVRTPVLFLTARDATEDKVGGLTAGGDDYVTKPFSLDELVARIHAVLRRTSLAQSADERLRFTDLEMDDQTHEVWRQGTLVELTATEFNLLRYLLENARRVLSKSDILDHVWHYDFDGDPNIVETYISYLRKKIDCFDPPLIHTIRGVGYTLRLPRDKE
- a CDS encoding polyprenol monophosphomannose synthase, which gives rise to MRVLVVLPTYNESENIDRVLRRIRAALPDAGVLVVDDGSPDGTADMADKLGVELGGIEVLRRKAKAGLGSAYRAGFAWGLERGWEALVEMDADLSHEPEALPTLIAPLDEGVDLVVGSRYVPGGSIPNWRWHRRLLSQGGNIYAAVLLGLHVTDSTSGFRAYRADALRRIDLGAVRAEGYGFQIEMVHRVLEQGGQVTEVPIRFVDRVEGKSKMSMHIVVEALLLVTWWALKRAGQVLVHGGRRARRARSGA
- a CDS encoding AI-2E family transporter, producing the protein MPEDVAPPTTRRARLWERAEERHVPLLAILTTVGVVVSIYLAGQIVYKLREVILLMVVAGFIALLLNPLVGVLRQVGVRRRGSAVAIVTLVALLVFAGLAFAFGYPLAQGLNHLIRDLPSYVRKAEEGKGWIGHLARRYHVQHWVQQNQQKLQTFATNLSKPALTLGKGALSLVIALFAIFMLVVLLLFEASKLRIGVLRLLEPERAARLTRVAGEVNRSVTGYMLGNFITSIIAGVVVFVTLWLLGVPFALLWALWVALVDFLPMIGGALAGIPTVLFALTHSLTAGIVTLVVFLAYTQIENHVLNPIVMSRTVRINPLLVLISILVGANVGDLVGGFFGGFVGTLLAIPIAGSVQVVVRELWRSTAPEAQLQVVGNGGARPTVT